DNA from Asticcacaulis sp. ZE23SCel15:
GATAGAGGCTGTCATCACTAAGACAGCCCATGCCAACGCCATCATATTCGCCGTAAAGCGTTATATAAAGATTTGAAATCTGGGGTTGTTTTCGCTTACGCCCTTTTTTAACAACCGTTTTGACGGCATCGGACATGACTTTAGACCCCTCTGTAGGGGGTCGATACTGCAACGCCAAATTGCGCCTGACAAGGGCAATTAACCTCTTGTTAAGAGAATATTTTGCGCATGCTCACACGGCTCAGGAGAAGACAACCGTTTTACTGCCATTGATAATCACCCGCCGTTCCGCGTGCCAGGTCACCGCGCGCGCAAGTACCCGCGCCTCGATATCCTGACCGATGGCGACAAGCTGTTCCGGCGTGTGGCCGTGGTGAACGCGCTGCACGTCCTGTTCGATAATCGGGCCTTCATCGAGGTCTGAGGTCACATAATGCGCCGTCGCTCCGATGATCTTCACGCCGCGCTGATGGGCCTGATGATAGGGCTTGGCGCCCTTGAATGACGGCAGGAACGAGTGGTGAATATTGATGCAGCGCCCATCCAGTTTGCGGCTCATCTCATCGGACAGAATCTGCATGTAGCGCGCCAGCACCACCAGATCGACATTGTGGTCATCGATCAGTTTCAGGAACTGCGCTTCCTGTTCGGCCTTGGTGTCCTTGGTGATCGGCAGATGGACATAGGACAGGCCGTTCCATTCCACAAAGGATCGCATATCGTCGTGGTTTGAGACCACCGCCGCGATATCGACCGGCAGCAAACCCGCCCGCCAGCGGTGCAGCAACTCATAAAGGCAGTGACCGAATTTCGACACGGCAATCAGCACCTTGGGCTTGACGCTTAAGTTATGGATTTTCCATTCCATCGCAAAGCGGTGCGCGATGGGCTTAAATCCTTCTTCGAGTATCTGCATCGGCGGCATACGCCCGCCCGCCTGACGGAACACGACGCGAACGTAAAACGTATCACCTTGCGCGTCATTGAACTGGTTCGAACTCGACGATCGAAATATCGTTGTCGTTCAGATAGCCCGACACCGCCGCGACGATACCGCGCGTATCCGGGCATTTGATGATCAGGACATAATGGGACGGATCGAAAAAGGTCGTATCAGGCACAGGCGTATTCCAAAGGTTTCCCCGCTATAGCAGGCAAATCTTGCGAAAAGTCAAAGGTTTCAATTGAAAGAAAAAGGCGTGGGGTCACAGACCCCACACCCCTTAAATCATAGTTTTAGCCTTTGACAACTAGAGCGTTCTTTTAATCTCTTCGACGGTGAAACATTCGATGAAGTCACCGGCCTTAAGATCCTGGAAGCCGTTGAACGCCATACCACATTCCTGGCCGACCACCACCGAATTGACCTCGTCCTTGAAACGCTTGAGCGTCGAGAGGACGCCCATTTCCTGAATGACGATGTTGTCGCGCAGGATACGCACACGCGCCCCCTTCTCGACCCGGCCTTCGGTAACGCGACAGCCCGCAACCCGGCCAACCTTGGAGATGTCAAACACCTCAAGGACTTCGGCATTGCCGAGGAAGGTTTCGCGCTGGATCGGCGCCAGCATGCCTGACAGCACGCCTTTGATATCATCGATCAGGTCGTAGATGATCGCGTAATAGCGAATTTCCACACCTTCACGTTCGGCCAGATCACGCGCCTGCTTGGAGGCCCGGACGTTAAAGCCGATGATCGGAGAGTTGGAACCCTTGGCCAGTTGGACATCAAATTCCGTAATCGCACCAGCACCCGAATGGATGATCCGTGCACGGACTTCGTCAGTCGCCAGCTTATCGAGCGAGCCGATAATCGCTTCGGTCGAGCCCTGAACATCAGATTTGATGATCAGCGGCAGTTCCTTAAGGCGCTTATCCTGAAGCTTCGACATCATGTCGGTCAGAGAGACCGCACCGACCGGAGCCACCATCTTTTCACGACGAACGCGCTGACGGTACTCGGTAATCTCACGGGCACGGGCGTCGCTTTCAACCACGGCCAGAGTATCACCGGGATCAGGCGCGCCGTCCAGACCGAGGATTTCGACTGGCTCAGACGGACCGGCCTCAGCCAGTTGTTCATTGCGCTCATTAATAAGCGCGCGCACGCGGCCCCAGCTAGAGCCGGCCACCACAATGTCGCCACGCTTCAGCGTACCGCGCTTGACCAGAACCGTTGCCACCGGACCCCGGCCCTTATCGAGCTTGGCTTCGATGACCACGCCTTCGGCGGTACGGTCAGGATTGGCGCGCAGATCAAGCACTTCGGCCTGCAGCAACAGAGCTTCGATCAGATTGTCAAGGCCGAGACCGGTCTTGGCCGAGACTTCGATAATCTGCGTGTCACCGCCCAGAGCTTCCACCACCACTTCATGTTGCAGAAGCTCGTTGATGATGCGCTGCGGATTGGCTTCGTGCTTATCCATCTTGTTGACAGCCACGATCAGCGGCGTCTTGGCGGCACGGGCATGGTTGATGGCTTCGATCGTCTGCGGCATGACGCCGTCATCGGCTGCCACCACCAGCACCACGATATCGGTTACATTGGCACCACGGGCACGCATAGCCGAGAAGGCGGCGTGACCTGGGGTATCCAGGAAAGTGACCTTTTCACCCGCAGGCAAACGCACCTGATAGGCACCGATATGCTGGGTGATGCCACCGGCTTCGCCCGCAGCCACATCAGCTTTACGCAAAGCATCCAGCAGCGAGGTCTTACCGTGGTCAACGTGACCCATAACCGCCACGACCGGCGGACGCACAACGGTGTCGTCCGAATGGTCTTCGGCATCAATAAAGCCTTCTTCGACGTCGGATTCCGAAACGCGCTTAACGGTGTGACCAAATTCGGTCGCGACCAATTCGGCAGTGTCAGTATCAATGATGTCGTTGATCTTGAGCATCATGCCCTGCTTCATCAACATCTTGATGATGTCAACGGCACGGACAGCCATCCGGTTGGACAGTTCCTGCACGGTAATCACGTCAGGAATAATGACCTCACGCGCCGCACGGGTCTGCTCGGCCTGTGAACCCTTACGCTTTTCGCGCTCACGTTCACGGGCACGGCGCACCGACGCCAGTGAGCGCATCCGGTCGGCCGAGCCCTCACCGTCACCGACAACAGCTTGCAGGGTCAGGCGGCCTTCGCGACGCTTAGGTTCACCACGGGTTTGCGAGACGGCCTTGACGGGCGCGCCCGCCTTGCCGCGCTTGCCGCGGGCGTCATCATCTTCACCGACGCGGCCACGGACATCAGCCGGCTTACCGGCAGGGACAGCGCCGCGCGATGAACGGATGCGGTCAACTTCGGGTGTCGCGGGCGCATTGGCCGAAACGCCTACGCCAGGACGCGGCGGACGCGGCGAATTGGCAGAATAACGAACGGTTTCACCACCGGCAGGTCTTGGACGATCGCCTTGCGGTCTGTCGCCCTGCGGACGGTCACGGTTAAACGGCGGACGATCCCCTTGAGGACGATCACCCTGCGGGCGGTTGCCCTGATAACCCGGACGATCCCCTTGTGGACGATCACGGTTAAACGGCGGACGGTCACCTTGTGGCCTATCACCCTGGGGGCGGTCGCCTTGCGGACGATTACCCTGATAGCCCGGACGATCCCCTTGCGGGCGGTCACGGTTAAATGGTGGCCTATCACCCTGGGGACGGTCGCCTTGCGGACGATTACCCTGATAGCCCGGACGATCCCCTTGAGGACGGTCGCCTTGCGGGCGGTCGCGGCCAGCTTGATAGGTCGTGGTTGGCCGATCCCCTTGCGGGCGGTCATTGCGGCTATCGGGGGCGCGCTGATCATAGCGCGGACGCGGTTGATCTTCGCGCGGCGCACGGGCCGGACGCGACAGGGCCTGATCGATAGCCGGGTTAAGCTGAACCGAAGGCGCTTCCGCCTTAACGGGCTCAGGGGCCGGTGTCGGGGCGGGTGCCGCCACAGGCGCAGACGCCTCTGACTTAACAGGCTCAGCCGCAGGTGCCGGCTTTGACGCGTCTTCGGCGGCGCGGCGGGCGGCATCGGCCTGCTGACGCTGACGGGTTTCCGTCTCACGGCGCTCCTGATCGACGCGCGCTTGCTCGATCACGCGGCGACGGGCATCCAGTTCTTCCTGACGCAAACCGCCGGGATTGCTGCCCTGGGGCGGACGCCCACCTTGGGGACGTTGCTGGCCCTGATTTTGTGTATTTTGCGGCTTGGGCGCGGCCATATTGCCTTCGATACGCGACCCGCCACCGGCTGGCGGCGGCACACCAATACGGCGCTTGGTTTCCACCACCACGGTCTTGGAACGGCCATGGCTGAAGCTTTGCTTCACCGTGCCGGTCGACACACTGCCGCCGACACGCGGCTTCAGGGTGAGAGGTGCCCGTGTATTGTCGCCTTTCGGCCCGTCGTTCTTATCGTTCGCGTCGCTCATTCGCTAGCTTATAATCCTTTAGGAAACGAAGATCGTTTCGCTCAACTACCAAGTCCGCAATATTGCCAAAAATGCAGGCTATAGCCCGCTTAAGCAATGAATTGTGGCGTTCTCATACTGCCTTGGGCCTCAAAATACTAGGCATAATAGCCCCAAGGTCGATAATTCATCCGCGCATTAGCGTATTAATCGGGTGCTGTGGCCTGCGCACCCTCCGTATAGTTCCAGCCCAGTGGCACCAGCGGCACAAACCCTGACAAGCGCGTCACTTCATGCTTCCAGCGCCTGATGCGTTTACCGTTCACCAGCGCCAGATGGACCGCATTCTCAAGGCCCAGCGCCAGACTTAGCTCGTCATTACTGAATAGTCCGCACACCTTCGGCGAAACCGAAGCCCCCCCGCCCTCAGCCCTTGAGCCCACAGCTCTGGCCAGCGCCAAAATCTTTGAACGTCCGTCATCGGCACTATCCGTCGCTTCGATAATCCACGCGGCCTTACCGGAGCGGATACCCGCCATGACTTTTTCAAAGCCTGAGATAATCTCGCCTTCACGACGCGCCATCCCCAGCAGATCAAGACACCGCCTGCGCAACAGATGACATACTGTGTCCGCCAGATCGGCATTCGCCTTGACCTGACGCTTAGCCGCACGGGCAAACAGGTTCTTTTTGACGGCCAGATCAAGGCTGTCACGCGACGCCTTAACCCACAGGCCACGGCCCGGCAGCTTTTGCAGCAAATCCGGCGTCACCTGCCCGTCCGGGCCAATGACAAAGCGGATCAGGCCCGCAACATCCGCCGCTTCACCAGAGGCGATGTCACGACGCTTCAGCCCCTTCACATGGGCAGGCTCGCACAGGATTTCAACCCCGTCCTCGGCAATCCGTTCAAAATCGGACGCCGAAGACAGGTTAAGATCGTTATGAGGGGTTACAACCGGATCATTGTTCGGGTTCGGCGACGTCATCTGCGGTCGCGCTCCCTTCATCATCTACGCCTTCGACAGCCGAGTCATCAAGACCGGCATCGTCAAGACTGGCGTCATCAAGATCGGCATCCTCAAACTCAGGCTCAGGCGGGGCTTCAGGGGCTTCGATCCAGCCAGCAGCGACGCGGGCATTGAGGATCAAGCTTTCCGCATCCGGCACCGACAGGCTGAAGCTTTCCAGCGCACCGGCAATCTTGACCCGGTCAGCGCCGCGCTGCTCATAGCCGCCGCGGATTTCATCGGTCGCCAGATCGGCCAGATCCTCAACCGTCTTCACACCCGCTTCACCCAGCGCCACAGCCATGGCCAGGGTGAGACCATTGACGGTCAGCAGATCGTCATCGACGCCCAGAGCGACACGTTTGGCATCCAGTTCCGCCACTTCTTTTTCAAGGAAGTCACGGGCGCGGGCCTGAAGTTCGGAGGCGGTATCTTCGTCAAAGCCTTCGATGACGGCGATTTCGTTTTCATCGATATAGGCCAGATCTTCTACCGTCGTGAAGCCTTCGGTCACCAGAAGCTGAGCGATAACTTCATCGACATCGAGCGCTTCCTGGAACAGGGCGGTACGCTCGGCAAATTCCTTCTGGCGGCGCTCAGAGTCCTGGGATTCGGTGATGATATCGACCTGCCAGCCGGTAAGCTGGGAGGCCAGACGCACGTTCTGACCACGGCGACCGATAGCCAGCGACAGTTGCTCGTCCGGCACGACTACTTCGACGCGGTCTTCTTCTTCGTCCAGAACCACCTTGGACACTTCGGCCGGCGCCAAAGCGTTGACGATGAAGGTCGCGTCATCCGGCGACCACTGGATGATATCAACTTTTTCGTTTTGCAGTTCGGCAACCACCGCCTGAACGCGCGAACCGCGCATACCGACGCAGGCCCCGACAGGATCGATCGATGAGTCGTTTGAGAAGACGGCCATCTTGGCGCGCGAACCGGGGTCACGCGATACCGACTTGATTTCGATCACGCCGTCATAAACTTCCGGCACTTCCTGGGCGAACAGCTTGGCCATGAAGCCGCCATGAGCACGCGACAGCATGATCTGCGGGCCCTTGGTCTCACGGCGCACGTCATAGATATAGGCGCGGATGCGGTCATTGATCTGGAAGGCTTCGCGCGGGATCGACTGATCGCGGCGCATGATGCCTTCGCCGCGACCAAGGTCAACCACGACATTGCCGTATTCGACCCGCTTAACCGTGCCGCTGATGATTTCACCGACGCGGTCTTTATATTCATCGTACTGCCGCTCACGTTCGGCTTCGCGCACCTTATGGGTGACCACTTGACGAGCCATCTGGGTCTGGACGCGGCCCAGTTCAAACGGCGGCAAAACCTCTTCGTAAGTCTTATCGACAAAGGCTTCTTTGTCGTCTTTCAGAGCGTCGGTCAGGGATTTCTGAGCATATTCGTTTTCCAGCTCTTCGTCCGGCACCACGGTCACATAGCGGGTGATGGCCATTTCGCCGGTCTTGGTATCGATCTTGACGCGGATGTCGTGATCAGCGCCGTAACGCGAGCGCGCGGCCTTTTGAATAGCCTCTTCGATGGATTCAATAACCACATCCTTGCTGATCTGCTTTTCGCGCGCGACCGCGTCGGCGATTTGCAGCAGCTCAAGGCGGTTGGCGCTAATTCCGGTAAAGCTCATTGGGTGCGATCCTTATCGTCTTCATTATCTTGTTCGTCATCGAAGTCGTCATCATCAAACGCTTCGTCATCAAAATCTTCGTCGTCATTGGCAACGACACCATCATCGGCGTCATCGCCCTCGTCAAAATCGTCTTCGTCCTCACCGGCTTCCCGGCGCGCGGCGGCTTTTTCAGCACCCTGCTTCAACAGTTCGTCGGTCAGGATCAGCTTGGCCTCAACCACCCACGCGAACGGCATGAGCGCGGTTTCTTCTTCGCCCTCAAGGTCGATGGCGACATGATCATCTTCGATACCGGCCAGAATCCCGCGAAAGCGCTTACGTCCTTCTGCCAGCCGGTCAAGCTCGATACGGGCTTCTAATCCCTCATAGGTCACAAAATCCTTAAGGCGCGTCAGCGGCCGGTCGATACCGGGCGACGACACTTCAAGAATATATTCGCCGGTGATCGGATCGGCTTCGTCCATATAGGCCGAAATGGCCCGCGACAGACGCGCGCACTGGGCCACATTTATGTCACCGTCGGTTTTACGTTCCGCCATGACCTGCAACCGGCGCGCCCCGTCGGGCTTATTGGAGCCCATCAGGCGCACCCGCACGATATCAAGGCCCAAAGCCTCGGCAATCGGGTCGAATATCTCGATAAGCTTACGATCTTCGGTCGTTTTGGCGCGCACGCTAGGTACTGTCTCCGTTAGAATAGTCCGGTTTGTGCATCATTTCGTTGCGCTAACGCTTCAGTGTTTGAGCATTAGGCAACAAAAAAGCGGCTGGCCTTTCTATGGGCCGCCGCCGATGGCCCGAAGGCATCCGGTCGATGTTGAAGCCTATATAGAACCGGATTTCGCATTTGCCAAGTTCTTTCTTAAAGACGCGATTTCAATCCAGCGTGTGATCAAACTTGCGACAGGGCCGCTTTTATGGTTTGGCTGAGCGCTCATTTTACGGACGCCACTACCTTGTCTCAGACCGAACTGCCTGCGGAATCCAAAGCCCCTAAATCGACCGGATTGGTCAAGTCGTCGATGATCTATTCGGGCTTTACCCTGATCAGCCGGTTCATGGGTCTGGCGCGCGATCTGGTGGTGACCGCAGCCTTGGGGGCCTCCGGCACGATCATGGCCGATGCCTATGCGACCGCCATCAGTTTCCCCAACCTGTTCCGCCGTATCTTTGCCGAAGGCGCCTTTACCGCCGCCTTTGTCCCGGCCTATTCGCAGGTGCTGGAAAAAGACGGCAAGGACGCCGCCGATAAGCTGGCCCGCGATGCGCTGGCGACCCTTAGCGCCTTTACGATTGCCCTTACCGTTATCATCCAACTGGCCATGCCGTGGCTGATGACGGTCTATTCGTCAGGCTATCTCGACAATGTCGAAAAGTTCAACTGGGCGGTATTACTGACCCAGATCACCATGCCCTATCTGCCGTGCATGGTGATCGTGGCTTTGCTATCCGGTGTTTTGAACGCGCGGGGGCGGTTCATTGTTTCGGCCGTTGCCCCAACCGTCATGAACCTGTTCATGCTGCTGGCCGTCCTGCCATTCCGCCATGATCCGCAGGACGCCGCCGTTGCCCTGTGTTGGGCCGCCGCCGCCTCAGGCGTCGCTCAAGCCGCCCTTCTGGTCTGGGGCTGCCGCCGAACCGGCGCAACGATTGGTCTGGCCCGCCCGACCCTGAGCCCCGAAATCAAGGGCCTAATTGTTCTGGCGGTGCCCGGCGCTTTGGCCGCCGCCGCCACCCAGATCAATATCTTTGTCTCACAATGGTTTTCCGGCAATGTCGATGGGGCCCGGACCTGGATGAGCGTGGCCGACCGGCTCTATCAGTTGCCGCTGGGTCTAGTTGGCGTGGCCATCGGTGTAGCGTTGCTGCCCACCCTGTCAAAAGCCGTGCAGGCGCAAGATCACGACCGCGCCCAGACCGCCATGGACGAGGCGATGGTGTTTTCCATGGCCTTGACCCTGCCCGCCGCCGCCGCCCTTTTGTTCATGCCGTTCTTCCTGATCGACGGCCTGTTTTCACGCGGGCTGTTTACGGCCCATGACGCGATGGAAACCGGCAAGTTATTGTTCCATTACGGCTGGGGCGTTCCCGCCTTTGTGCTGACCCGCGTCCTGACCCCGGCTTTTTTTGCGCGCCGGGACACGAAGGGGCCGATGAAGTTCGCGCTGGTGTCGGTAGCGCTCAATGTCGCCCTGTGTGTTGCGCTTTATCCCATCATGGGCGTGCCGGGACTGGTGGTCGCGACCTCGGCATCGGCATGGTCGAACGTCATACTGATGGTCATCACCCTGATGCGCCGTAAGGTCTGGTCGCCGTCGCTAAAGGCGCAAGCGTCACTGCTGAAAATAATCATAGCGGGCCTCGGCATGGGTGCGTTCTGCGCCGCCGCCAGCTATTTCAGGCCCCTTATCGAAGCTCCCCTA
Protein-coding regions in this window:
- the infB gene encoding translation initiation factor IF-2, with translation MSDANDKNDGPKGDNTRAPLTLKPRVGGSVSTGTVKQSFSHGRSKTVVVETKRRIGVPPPAGGGSRIEGNMAAPKPQNTQNQGQQRPQGGRPPQGSNPGGLRQEELDARRRVIEQARVDQERRETETRQRQQADAARRAAEDASKPAPAAEPVKSEASAPVAAPAPTPAPEPVKAEAPSVQLNPAIDQALSRPARAPREDQPRPRYDQRAPDSRNDRPQGDRPTTTYQAGRDRPQGDRPQGDRPGYQGNRPQGDRPQGDRPPFNRDRPQGDRPGYQGNRPQGDRPQGDRPQGDRPPFNRDRPQGDRPGYQGNRPQGDRPQGDRPPFNRDRPQGDRPQGDRPRPAGGETVRYSANSPRPPRPGVGVSANAPATPEVDRIRSSRGAVPAGKPADVRGRVGEDDDARGKRGKAGAPVKAVSQTRGEPKRREGRLTLQAVVGDGEGSADRMRSLASVRRAREREREKRKGSQAEQTRAAREVIIPDVITVQELSNRMAVRAVDIIKMLMKQGMMLKINDIIDTDTAELVATEFGHTVKRVSESDVEEGFIDAEDHSDDTVVRPPVVAVMGHVDHGKTSLLDALRKADVAAGEAGGITQHIGAYQVRLPAGEKVTFLDTPGHAAFSAMRARGANVTDIVVLVVAADDGVMPQTIEAINHARAAKTPLIVAVNKMDKHEANPQRIINELLQHEVVVEALGGDTQIIEVSAKTGLGLDNLIEALLLQAEVLDLRANPDRTAEGVVIEAKLDKGRGPVATVLVKRGTLKRGDIVVAGSSWGRVRALINERNEQLAEAGPSEPVEILGLDGAPDPGDTLAVVESDARAREITEYRQRVRREKMVAPVGAVSLTDMMSKLQDKRLKELPLIIKSDVQGSTEAIIGSLDKLATDEVRARIIHSGAGAITEFDVQLAKGSNSPIIGFNVRASKQARDLAEREGVEIRYYAIIYDLIDDIKGVLSGMLAPIQRETFLGNAEVLEVFDISKVGRVAGCRVTEGRVEKGARVRILRDNIVIQEMGVLSTLKRFKDEVNSVVVGQECGMAFNGFQDLKAGDFIECFTVEEIKRTL
- a CDS encoding RNA-binding protein, giving the protein MTSPNPNNDPVVTPHNDLNLSSASDFERIAEDGVEILCEPAHVKGLKRRDIASGEAADVAGLIRFVIGPDGQVTPDLLQKLPGRGLWVKASRDSLDLAVKKNLFARAAKRQVKANADLADTVCHLLRRRCLDLLGMARREGEIISGFEKVMAGIRSGKAAWIIEATDSADDGRSKILALARAVGSRAEGGGASVSPKVCGLFSNDELSLALGLENAVHLALVNGKRIRRWKHEVTRLSGFVPLVPLGWNYTEGAQATAPD
- the nusA gene encoding transcription termination factor NusA; this translates as MSFTGISANRLELLQIADAVAREKQISKDVVIESIEEAIQKAARSRYGADHDIRVKIDTKTGEMAITRYVTVVPDEELENEYAQKSLTDALKDDKEAFVDKTYEEVLPPFELGRVQTQMARQVVTHKVREAERERQYDEYKDRVGEIISGTVKRVEYGNVVVDLGRGEGIMRRDQSIPREAFQINDRIRAYIYDVRRETKGPQIMLSRAHGGFMAKLFAQEVPEVYDGVIEIKSVSRDPGSRAKMAVFSNDSSIDPVGACVGMRGSRVQAVVAELQNEKVDIIQWSPDDATFIVNALAPAEVSKVVLDEEEDRVEVVVPDEQLSLAIGRRGQNVRLASQLTGWQVDIITESQDSERRQKEFAERTALFQEALDVDEVIAQLLVTEGFTTVEDLAYIDENEIAVIEGFDEDTASELQARARDFLEKEVAELDAKRVALGVDDDLLTVNGLTLAMAVALGEAGVKTVEDLADLATDEIRGGYEQRGADRVKIAGALESFSLSVPDAESLILNARVAAGWIEAPEAPPEPEFEDADLDDASLDDAGLDDSAVEGVDDEGSATADDVAEPEQ
- the rimP gene encoding ribosome maturation factor RimP encodes the protein MRAKTTEDRKLIEIFDPIAEALGLDIVRVRLMGSNKPDGARRLQVMAERKTDGDINVAQCARLSRAISAYMDEADPITGEYILEVSSPGIDRPLTRLKDFVTYEGLEARIELDRLAEGRKRFRGILAGIEDDHVAIDLEGEEETALMPFAWVVEAKLILTDELLKQGAEKAAARREAGEDEDDFDEGDDADDGVVANDDEDFDDEAFDDDDFDDEQDNEDDKDRTQ
- the murJ gene encoding murein biosynthesis integral membrane protein MurJ, with amino-acid sequence MVWLSAHFTDATTLSQTELPAESKAPKSTGLVKSSMIYSGFTLISRFMGLARDLVVTAALGASGTIMADAYATAISFPNLFRRIFAEGAFTAAFVPAYSQVLEKDGKDAADKLARDALATLSAFTIALTVIIQLAMPWLMTVYSSGYLDNVEKFNWAVLLTQITMPYLPCMVIVALLSGVLNARGRFIVSAVAPTVMNLFMLLAVLPFRHDPQDAAVALCWAAAASGVAQAALLVWGCRRTGATIGLARPTLSPEIKGLIVLAVPGALAAAATQINIFVSQWFSGNVDGARTWMSVADRLYQLPLGLVGVAIGVALLPTLSKAVQAQDHDRAQTAMDEAMVFSMALTLPAAAALLFMPFFLIDGLFSRGLFTAHDAMETGKLLFHYGWGVPAFVLTRVLTPAFFARRDTKGPMKFALVSVALNVALCVALYPIMGVPGLVVATSASAWSNVILMVITLMRRKVWSPSLKAQASLLKIIIAGLGMGAFCAAASYFRPLIEAPLPDAASKEIAILGVCFAGVLVYGGLLILTGAVRPADLKRIMKRQK